In the genome of Francisella salimarina, one region contains:
- a CDS encoding ATP-dependent DNA helicase RecG, with product MQFNEVKGVGEATIKALAKYNLYNPDDLLTIFPKEYKDTRFVSTISSLVEDKKYLIEGRITNLTYKKFGKKFLRFVVNDETGICTIVMFKFYPNQIVALENAEYVRCYGKVDLSLSPQMVHPEWAVIKDGVCAIKKEFSPVYRLKKVSDKVVSRIILSCLKSKSVADILPRQLLRGFGLMSFSDALYYVHALTDSIDDKFINIARSSIKFEEMLAYKLAEESIRKSIINSSAPRLSLEESQQNEFYKKLPYQLTQAQQRTITEILADISQSSAMIRLLQGDVGAGKTIVAAMAVYTAVKSGYQAVVMAPTEILAEQHYSFFASYMADLDIEVVPLLGKLTAKQTRESLEIIKSKKDCVIVGTHAVFQERVEYCNLGLVVVDEQHRFGVEQRLALINKSSLNDRHLVPHQLIISATPIPRTLAMTLYGNLQLSILDELPPNRKPIVTTVLNRAKKQSLIGKVKEAVSRGEQVYWVCPLVEESENMDFLQDVKTLHKELAEALGQENVGLVYGSMKSKDKIQEMSDFKAKKYKVLVATTVIEVGVDVPNASIMIIDNAERLGISQLHQLRGRVGRGAKESYCILLYSDRISEVGKKRLSLVRESQDGFYLAEKDLEIRGAGDILGKEQSGVSTFKTFDINEYYDNYDKISGVTAIVESEYPHLKKKLVDKWFKQRVNYVDV from the coding sequence ATGCAATTTAATGAAGTCAAAGGTGTTGGTGAGGCAACTATTAAAGCGCTAGCTAAATATAATCTGTATAATCCGGATGACCTTTTGACAATCTTCCCTAAAGAGTACAAAGATACTCGTTTTGTCAGCACCATAAGTTCTTTGGTGGAAGATAAGAAGTATCTCATTGAGGGTAGAATAACCAATTTAACATACAAGAAGTTTGGTAAGAAATTCTTACGCTTTGTAGTAAATGATGAGACTGGAATTTGTACTATTGTAATGTTTAAATTTTACCCTAATCAAATAGTTGCACTTGAAAATGCTGAATATGTGCGTTGCTATGGTAAAGTCGATTTATCTTTGAGTCCACAAATGGTTCATCCAGAATGGGCAGTTATAAAAGATGGTGTGTGTGCTATCAAAAAAGAGTTTTCACCAGTTTATCGGTTAAAAAAGGTCTCTGATAAAGTGGTGTCTAGAATAATTTTATCTTGCCTTAAAAGTAAAAGTGTTGCAGATATTTTACCAAGACAGCTATTGCGTGGATTTGGTTTGATGAGTTTTAGTGATGCCTTGTATTATGTCCATGCTCTTACAGATTCTATAGATGACAAATTTATAAATATTGCTAGATCTTCTATAAAGTTTGAAGAAATGCTTGCCTACAAACTTGCTGAGGAGAGTATTCGTAAAAGCATAATAAATAGTAGTGCTCCAAGATTGTCTTTAGAAGAGTCTCAGCAAAATGAATTTTATAAAAAGTTACCTTATCAATTAACCCAAGCTCAGCAACGTACAATCACAGAGATTTTAGCGGATATAAGTCAATCAAGTGCAATGATAAGGCTTCTGCAAGGTGATGTTGGTGCTGGTAAAACAATTGTGGCAGCTATGGCTGTATATACTGCAGTTAAGTCAGGATATCAAGCAGTTGTGATGGCGCCTACAGAGATTTTAGCTGAGCAACATTATAGTTTTTTTGCATCATATATGGCAGATTTGGATATTGAGGTTGTACCACTATTAGGTAAGTTAACTGCAAAGCAAACTAGAGAAAGTTTAGAGATTATTAAGTCTAAAAAAGATTGTGTTATTGTCGGAACTCATGCTGTGTTTCAAGAGCGTGTTGAGTATTGTAATTTGGGTCTGGTAGTTGTTGATGAGCAACATAGGTTTGGTGTTGAGCAGCGTTTAGCTTTAATTAATAAATCATCTCTAAACGATAGGCATTTGGTGCCTCATCAGCTCATAATTTCAGCTACACCTATTCCTAGAACTCTAGCGATGACTCTGTATGGAAATTTGCAATTATCAATACTTGATGAGTTACCGCCTAATCGTAAGCCTATAGTAACAACGGTCTTAAATAGAGCTAAAAAACAAAGTTTAATAGGTAAGGTTAAAGAAGCAGTATCTCGTGGCGAACAAGTATATTGGGTTTGTCCTTTGGTTGAAGAGTCTGAAAATATGGACTTTTTACAGGATGTCAAAACTTTACATAAAGAACTAGCAGAAGCTTTAGGACAGGAAAATGTAGGTCTTGTATACGGCAGCATGAAATCAAAAGATAAAATACAAGAGATGAGTGATTTTAAAGCCAAAAAGTACAAGGTATTGGTTGCCACTACAGTGATTGAGGTTGGGGTAGATGTGCCAAATGCGAGTATTATGATTATCGATAATGCCGAAAGATTAGGTATATCTCAGCTTCATCAGCTAAGAGGAAGAGTCGGTAGAGGGGCAAAGGAGAGTTATTGTATACTGCTTTATAGTGATAGGATAAGTGAAGTTGGCAAGAAAAGACTATCGCTTGTAAGAGAGTCGCAAGATGGTTTTTATTTGGCTGAGAAAGATCTCGAGATACGCGGAGCGGGAGATATCTTAGGTAAAGAGCAGTCAGGAGTTTCAACATTTAAGACTTTTGATATAAATGAGTATTATGATAATTATGATAAAATATCTGGTGTTACAGCTATAGTAGAAAGTGAATATCCACATCTAAAAAAGAAATTGGTGGATAAGTGGTTTAAGCAAAGAGTAAATTACGTGGATGTGTGA
- a CDS encoding VOC family protein, producing MAKLSYSVIYNAIKESQYIRIEHIAIWVKDIESMKDFYCKYFNAKPNDKYINPIKGFSSYFLSFESGARLEIMHSKNMNNLNLDNTERFGLIHLAISVGSKEKVNQLTEQLRSDGFKITGEPRTTGDGYYESCVLDPEQNLIEITT from the coding sequence ATGGCTAAACTTAGCTACAGTGTTATTTACAATGCAATAAAGGAATCACAATATATAAGAATAGAACATATTGCAATTTGGGTTAAAGATATTGAATCAATGAAAGATTTTTATTGTAAATACTTTAATGCAAAACCAAATGATAAATATATAAACCCCATAAAAGGCTTTTCTTCTTATTTCTTATCTTTTGAATCTGGAGCAAGATTAGAAATTATGCACTCAAAAAACATGAACAATTTAAATCTCGATAATACAGAAAGATTTGGTTTAATTCATCTTGCCATATCAGTAGGATCTAAAGAAAAAGTAAATCAACTAACAGAACAACTAAGAAGTGATGGTTTTAAGATTACCGGAGAACCTAGAACTACAGGCGATGGATATTATGAAAGCTGTGTACTTGACCCAGAACAAAATTTAATAGAAATTACAACTTAA
- a CDS encoding NUDIX hydrolase N-terminal domain-containing protein, which translates to MHKDKIFEFIKKVQAISHTGVVYSKCPYALDNYHELLELSSKMLHEYIKSDVQPYDIYRDMYYPTPQPGVRVVIFQNNKLLMAEDADTPSEWTIPGGWCDIDLSPVETCIKEVKEETGYDIKVTKFLALMDRNNYTQSEIYNVYSLVFVAEIVGGENSPNFEVNKVDFFDINELPKLSHKLTKEELDIILKVYDEDSVYFE; encoded by the coding sequence ATGCATAAAGATAAAATATTTGAGTTTATAAAGAAAGTCCAAGCAATATCACATACAGGTGTTGTTTACTCTAAATGTCCATATGCTTTGGATAATTACCATGAACTACTAGAGTTAAGTTCAAAAATGTTACATGAGTATATCAAATCTGATGTACAACCTTATGATATATACAGGGATATGTATTATCCAACACCACAGCCAGGTGTGCGAGTGGTTATTTTTCAAAATAATAAACTTCTAATGGCTGAAGATGCTGATACTCCAAGTGAATGGACTATTCCAGGTGGTTGGTGTGATATTGATCTTTCGCCAGTTGAAACATGTATCAAAGAGGTTAAAGAAGAAACGGGCTATGATATTAAAGTGACTAAATTTTTAGCGCTCATGGATAGAAATAATTATACTCAAAGTGAAATTTATAATGTTTACAGTTTGGTATTTGTAGCAGAAATTGTAGGTGGCGAGAATAGCCCAAATTTTGAGGTTAATAAGGTAGATTTTTTTGATATTAATGAGTTACCAAAATTATCGCATAAACTTACAAAAGAAGAGCTTGATATTATTCTAAAAGTATATGATGAAGACTCGGTCTATTTTGAGTAA
- a CDS encoding fumarate hydratase produces MAVIKTEDLINSVAEALQYISYYHPKDFIDAMYEAYQREESKPAKDAMAQILINSRMSAMGKRPICQDTGMVCAFVKVGMDAKLDKTDRTITELVNEGVRRGYNDPHNPLRASMVFPPHGARKNTKDNTPAIVHIDLVHGDKIEIDIAAKGGGSEFKSKFKVLNPSDSIIDWVEEMLPQMGAGWCPPGIIGIGIGGTAEKAMLLAKESLGEEINMQDIIKNGPQNETEQLRLDIYNRVNALGIGAQGLGGLTTVLDVKVNEYPTHAACKPVALIPNCAATRHVHFTLDGSGAVDLPAPKIEDWPVIEQAQNYDVKKINLDTVTKEEIEALRSGDNVLLTGKILTGRDAAHKRLQDMYNAGEEFPVDLKGRFIYYVGPVDPVGDEVVGPAGPTTATRMDKFTPFMLEKAGIAGMIGKSERGQATIDSIAKNKAVYFMGVGGAAYLISKSIKKAEVVAFEDLGMEAIYEFEVEDMPVTVAVDSLGVSAHQQGPKLWKAKIAEIKKG; encoded by the coding sequence ATGGCTGTTATCAAGACAGAAGATCTAATAAATAGTGTTGCAGAAGCATTGCAGTATATTTCATATTATCACCCGAAAGATTTTATTGATGCAATGTATGAAGCGTACCAACGTGAGGAATCAAAGCCAGCAAAAGACGCGATGGCACAGATTCTTATCAATTCAAGAATGTCTGCTATGGGTAAGCGTCCAATCTGTCAAGATACAGGTATGGTGTGTGCGTTTGTAAAAGTTGGTATGGATGCTAAGCTTGATAAAACTGATAGAACAATTACAGAGCTTGTTAATGAGGGAGTGCGTCGTGGCTATAATGATCCACATAACCCTTTGAGAGCATCTATGGTTTTTCCACCTCATGGAGCTAGAAAAAATACAAAAGATAATACACCAGCAATTGTACATATTGATTTGGTTCATGGTGATAAGATTGAGATTGATATCGCTGCAAAAGGTGGTGGATCTGAGTTTAAGTCAAAATTTAAAGTTTTAAATCCTAGTGATAGCATTATCGACTGGGTAGAAGAGATGCTTCCACAGATGGGAGCAGGTTGGTGTCCACCAGGAATTATTGGTATTGGAATTGGTGGTACAGCTGAGAAAGCTATGCTTCTTGCAAAAGAATCTCTAGGTGAAGAGATTAATATGCAAGATATCATCAAAAATGGTCCTCAAAATGAGACTGAGCAACTAAGATTAGATATTTATAATCGTGTCAATGCTCTTGGTATAGGTGCTCAAGGTCTTGGTGGTTTGACAACCGTGCTTGATGTTAAGGTTAATGAATACCCAACTCACGCAGCATGTAAGCCTGTAGCTCTTATTCCTAACTGTGCGGCTACTCGTCATGTACATTTCACATTAGATGGTTCTGGGGCTGTTGATTTGCCAGCACCTAAGATCGAAGATTGGCCAGTAATCGAGCAAGCACAAAATTATGATGTTAAGAAAATCAATCTTGATACAGTTACTAAAGAAGAAATCGAAGCTCTTAGGTCTGGTGATAATGTTTTATTGACAGGTAAGATCTTGACTGGTCGTGATGCGGCGCATAAGCGTTTACAGGATATGTATAATGCTGGCGAAGAATTCCCTGTAGATCTTAAAGGTAGATTTATCTATTATGTAGGTCCAGTTGATCCAGTTGGTGATGAAGTTGTTGGCCCTGCTGGTCCTACTACAGCTACGCGTATGGATAAATTTACACCATTTATGTTAGAGAAAGCTGGTATTGCTGGTATGATTGGTAAATCAGAAAGAGGTCAGGCTACTATTGACTCTATTGCAAAAAATAAGGCTGTTTATTTTATGGGAGTAGGTGGTGCTGCTTACCTAATCTCTAAATCAATCAAGAAAGCGGAAGTTGTCGCTTTTGAAGACCTTGGTATGGAAGCTATTTATGAGTTTGAAGTAGAAGATATGCCAGTAACTGTTGCTGTAGACTCTCTTGGTGTTTCAGCGCATCAGCAAGGTCCTAAGCTTTGGAAAGCTAAGATTGCTGAAATCAAAAAAGGTTAA